A section of the Apodemus sylvaticus chromosome 10, mApoSyl1.1, whole genome shotgun sequence genome encodes:
- the Rtn4rl1 gene encoding reticulon-4 receptor-like 1 gives MLRKGCCVELLLLLLAGELPLGGGCPRDCVCYPAPMTVSCQAHNFAAIPEGIPEDSERIFLQNNRITFLQQGHFSPAMVTLWIYSNNITFIAPNTFEGFVHLEELDLGDNRQLRTLAPETFQGLVKLHALYLYKCGLSALPAGIFGGLHSLQYLYLQDNHIEYLQDDIFVDLVNLSHLFLHGNKLWSLGQGIFRGLVNLDRLLLHENQLQWVHHKAFHDLHRLTTLFLFNNSLTELQGDCLAPLVALEFLRLNGNAWDCGCRARSLWEWLRRFRGSSSAVPCATPELRQGQDLKLLRVEDFRNCTGPASPHQIKSHTLTTSDRAARKEHHPPHGASRDKGHPHGHLPGSRSGYKKPGKNCTSHRNRNQISKVSTGKEIPELQDYAPDYQHKFSFDIMPTARPKRKGKCARRTPIRAPSGVQQASSGTTLGASFLAWILGLAVTLR, from the coding sequence GGTGCTGTGTGGaattgctgctgttgctgctggctGGAGAGTTACCTCTGGGTGGTGGTTGTCCTCGAGACTGTGTGTGCTATCCCGCCCCCATGACTGTCAGCTGCCAGGCACACAATTTTGCCGCCATCCCAGAGGGCATCCCAGAGGACAGTGAGCGCATCTTCCTGCAGAACAATCGCATCACCTTCCTGCAGCAGGGCCACTTCAGCCCCGCCATGGTTACCCTCTGGATCTATTCCAACAACATTACTTTCATCGCTCCCAACACCTTCGAGGGCTTTGTGCACCTGGAGGAGCTGGACCTTGGAGACAACCGGCAGCTGCGAACACTGGCACCTGAGACCTTCCAAGGCCTGGTGAAGCTTCACGCCCTCTACCTCTATAAGTGTGGACTGAGTGCCCTGCCCGCGGGCATCTTCGGTGGCCTGCACAGCCTGCAGTACCTCTACTTGCAGGACAACCATATTGAGTACCTCCAAGATGACATCTTTGTGGACTTGGTCAACCTCAGTCACCTGTTTCTCCATGGCAACAAGCTATGGAGCCTGGGTCAGGGCATTTTCCGGGGCCTGGTGAACCTGGACCGGTTGCTACTGCATGAGAACCAGTTACAGTGGGTGCACCACAAGGCTTTTCATGACCTCCACAGGCTAACCACCCTCTTTCTCTTCAACAACAGCCTCACTGAGCTGCAGGGCGACTGTCTGGCCCCGCTGGTGGCCTTGGAGTTCCTTCGCCTCAATGGGAACGCTTGGGACTGTGGCTGCCGGGCGCGTTCCCTGTGGGAATGGCTGCGAAGGTTCCGTGGCTCTAGTTCGGCTGTCCCCTGCGCGACCCCCGAGCTGCGGCAAGGCCAGGACCTGAAGCTGCTGAGGGTTGAGGACTTCCGGAACTGCACAGGACCAGCATCTCCTCACCAGATCAAGTCTCACACCCTTACCACCTCTGACAGGGCTGCCCGAAAGGAGCACCATCCACCCCATGGTGCCTCCAGGGACAAAGGCCACCCACATGGCCACCTGCCTGGCTCCAGGTCAGGTTACAAGAAGCCAGGCAAGAACTGCACCAGCCACAGGAACCGAAACCAGATCTCCAAGGTGAGCACTGGGAAAGAGATTCCTGAACTGCAGGACTATGCCCCTGATTATCAGCACAAGTTCAGCTTTGACATCATGCCCACTGCTCGACCCAAGAGGAAGGGCAAGTGTGCCCGCAGGACCCCCATTCGTGCCCCCAGCGGGGTGCAGCAGGCCTCCTCAGGCACGACCCTTGGGGCCTCTTTCCTGGCCTGGATACTGGGGCTGGCGGTCACTCTCCGCTGA